The sequence GTCACCATGAGTAGCAATTTCCACTCCTGCCTCTACTCTTTCCAAAACCAAAGCTTTAAAAGTTTCGGCTTTCACTCCATTTAGATTCTTCCATAGGATCCTAGGTTGGACGGGTCTCGCGCTCCTGGTAGCCCGTCTCTGCAGGGCCAGGTCCATGACCAATAATCTATGTTGGGTGGAACAGGTCCAGGTGGTCAGAACTCTACAGTCTCTGCAAGCCCTAAGCTCCCCTTTGCGAAGCAGCAAATAGTCAATCTGGGTACTATGGCCCCCACTGTGGAAAGTAGCTAGTTGAGCTTCCGTCTTCCTGAAGAAAGAGTTTGCAACAACCAAATCATGGGCAACAGCGAAATCGAGAATGGAGCGTCCTTCTTCATTTCGAACTCCGTACCCAAAGCCCCCATGGACACCCGTATATCCTTCTGAATCCGTGCCTATATGACCATTAAGGTCACCCCCAATAAGTAAGCGATGGTCAGCGGGGCAACTCCTCACGACTTCATCTAACGAATCCCAAAAGCTTCTTTTTTCATCTTCACCCAAACCAGCGTGAGGTGCATAAGCGCTAATGACCATGTAAGTCCCTTCCTGGATAACTAATCTTATTGACATAATCCTATCACTAACTCTACCTACGCCCACAATATTATCCTTATACGGATGTCCTAAAATGACTCCTACCCCGTTTCTAGCTACCTTGGAACCCGAAAACCACAACCTATAGTCGTCAATGTCAACCGCCTCTTGACCCTTCCATCTGGTTTCTTGAACACACAAAATATCCACTTTACTTTTATGTAAGGTCTCAACAAGCTCATAGGATTTGCCAGTCAAAGATCCTACATTCCAACTACCTACTCTAATCTTAACCGGGTTCGCTAACCTATTGCCAACTCTAAACCCTCTAGATCTAACCGCCCCTAAGTAAGAAGGACATGACCTCACGTGACCATCTCTACGACCCGAGTCTATCTTGCACTATATATTAAACAGAGGGTATAAAGTAGGGGAGGTAATATAATATAACtagatataataatttaataataataataataaagtaaaaatattattagtatcaatagtaATAAATCGATAAAGTAATAAAAAATAGAGATAATGACTAAGGGTAATAAAAACACGTTATAACAAAATAGTCAATAAAAGTGGGTGAAGAATCTTTCCTATTACCACCCACACAGAAAACGAGTAAACAGACGAACAGTGTAGTAATAAAGTACTCCTACTTGTTTATAgtcttaaaataattaattatatcagtCAATattcaatataaatatatataagcacGAGGATCAGAGTTTAACACAGAAAATAACATGTAACAGCGAAGAAGAAGAGAGTGAAAGCTGTAACCGGCAGGAGATCTTACTTCCGGCAGAGTTGCCGGCGTTCGTCCTCCCAGCGACTGTTCGGGTACCTGCAAAAAACAATAAAAGAGTTGATCCGTACACTGATTCGTTCGCGGTGCTGTAGTACTCGCTGAACCAGGCCGGAAAAGCTTGAAAAAGGCCGGCAGAAAAGATTGATTTTCGGTAATAGGCAGCGGCGGCGTCGGCGGAGATGTTTATAGGAAATATCTAGGATTGGTACTTTCCTCCGACGGTTGCTCTTGGCGGCGCGTGGGATCTCCGACGCCGGTGGGACTGGTCTCGTTCTGATCGTTAGGTAAAATCAAGTAAAAAGGTAGTGGAGGTGACTTACTATAATCCTCAGATTTGATGAAATTTTACAGGCAATATGATGGCTGCTTTTGGTGGTTTTGTGGACGTTGGGAGAAAACagagagaagagagagaaaatATCTGCAAGCAAAAATATTGTGTACCAAACCTGACCATCACATTAATTTTGTGTCCACATCACATTCATACACACCAACAATTTCATCCAAAAGATGATTCCTCATACTTAACTCTAATAAATAATGACAACCAAACTAGATGTTTTTTGTCCAAAAAAGACCCAACAGGTCATATCTATCAAAGTGAACTGCTGAAACGTTTTCAGGTTATAAGAATGTAAACCACGTGAACAGTTGGTGGTCTCTAATTGGTCGATCTCTTCTCAAACCCTTTGTTGCCTTTGGCAACCCACCAAACCTGAACATAATacatcaatgggcattcttgaataAAAGCAAAAAATGTTTTTCAATATAAATCACAATAATCATAGAATTTCAATCTCTAATCTTCTGACACAACGCTTGATAGGTTGAATGCATTAAAATTTGAAATAAACTTGGGTTACTTTTGGTCTATATGACCCATTTATTCCTAATCACAGTTTTTGAATTTACCTCCAGGTAAAATGCCACAACTAGAATCAAACCATTAATAACTAAATGAGTTGACTTTGGCACCTGTCGTTCCTCTAAAAAACAAAAACAGCATTACAGATTTACAGATAGTTCTCAAAACAAACTATAACGAATAAGTTGATTCACTTACTAAAGTCAACCAccataactggagatgacaattcAAACTCACTTACTTATGAGGTCAACTTGGGTAAAAGTTTACGTCTGACGTGTAAAATGGATAAAAAACAAGAATAAGGTACAGAGGAAATGATTTAAAAGACACGCGAGGTGCATTGTTCTAACAGATATCCTACTCATTGCATTGATCAAAAACTAGTTTTTATACTCTTTGACAGATTTAAAGAATAAACTATTAACAAAACAAAAAATAGCTCTGATAATTTTGGACAAAAAGTGTTTCGGATCAACCCAAGCCGTCAGTTTTGATCCGTACTAAAAAGACTTGTTTTGATCCGAACCTATTTTGACCTGATACCAACCCACCAATTTTACCGATCAAAGCTATCTTTTAACTAATATATCCACTTTTATCAGTTGGATCAGTCTCCTTCATGagcattaatacatattaaaattactattaacaTGAGCTCTAGATCATAAACAAAAGTCAATACGGGCTACATTACCTACTTGGGTTATGTTACAAACATATGTGTAACGATCAAACAGATaaattacataaatatacatatttatatattttatcataaCTTTTTGTAATCATATTTGGCACGCTAAGTATTAATGGATAGTGAAACAGTGTTTCAAGTCAGTACGACCTGACCCGCAAGGTTTTAAACTTTGACTGCCACCATAAGAATAATTAGCAAATACCTGAGACCGTAAGATGCCCACTTAACTACCTTTGAAAAAGGGTCAACTTTAAGATATATCATGAATGAATGATTTTTGATCTCGTAGTACTTCAGCCATTGCCATAGTTACCTGCATATTAGACCTTcattaaaaacaaataaataatagTAAGCTGAATAACCCAATATCATCAAAGCATAGCAAgccattttttttttccttttttaatgTCCTAATAGCATCCATAGTTCCTGTATGAAAAGAAAGTCACATTTTGTATATGCTTCAATGGCGTATTAAGCAGGTTCGACAAAGAGAACCATAAAAGGGTCATATTTTGTATTGACCGTGTAACAAATAGCAGCATAAAAATTAACAAAGAACGTATAAAGGAACACAAAAAGTTATCAAATTTCACCCTGCTTGGACTGCATAACGACACTTTCTTCGAGTTCCACTACAAACACATAAAATTGTTTACGGGaatcatatatatcaaagtaaatATAACAAACTAAAAATTTAAACTTTTATTAACACATGTATTCTTACTTTTAACTTGTAACGATAAAGGGTAAAATGTAGAAGGTTTTTCCCTGTTCGGGCTACCAGGGAGGGGGAGTAATCCGACCCCAGACTCTGACGTACGCAGCCTGGCGGGATTACTCCCTCGCTGTTAAGTGGTACTGGCGAACCTATACTAATCCTAGTGCACCTTGGGTGAGAATTTTAAAGGGCATTCATGGTGACGATTTGGGGTTTAATGATAGAGGCTGTAGATATTGAGCCACATGGAGTGCAATTGTTGACTCTGTTAAGTTTTTAAAATTGCAGGGGCTACTTCCTGACAATGTTATTCAGCGACATCTTGGTAATGGCATGAACACACGGTTCTGGATCGATATATGGATTGGTTCTTCTCCATTATCCGTTTCTTTTAATAGATTATTTCGTCTTGAAACGAACAAAAATTGAAGTGTTCGGGAAAGATTTAATGGGTCGGTTTTCTCATGGTCACGCACCACATCACCTTCGTGCAACATTCTCGAGCTTCAGGAAATGGTTAGAAATGCAAccataaacgatgatgatgatgatacatggaaGTGGTCGATTGAGGATGATGGTGTCTTTCGGTTAAAGGTACCCGCACATTCTTTGATGAAGTGTTACTTCCTTCGGTTTCGATTAAAACTAGATGGGTAAAAGTAGTCCCAATCAAGGTCAATTTATTTGTTTGGAGATTGCTATTAAATCGCCTTCCGAACAGATTAAACCTTGTGTTTCGAGGTATTAATGCTGACTCTATCATATGTCCAACTTGTAGTATCGGGGTCGAAGAGCGAGATCATGTTTTTATGTTTTGTAACACCATATCGAGACTCTGGCAGCAGATAAGAGATTGGACGCATATTACTTGGCCTATGTTCTACACGACGGAGGACCTTTTTACTTGGATCGACGCTTTCCAAGGCAACCGTATTCGTTTTCATCGACTCTATTGCATTATCACGGCAACTTTATGGTGGATTTGGCGACACAGGAACGATTTTACTTTTGGGGCTTGTAGTATTAAATTAGCTAATGTATTTGATGCTATCAAACTAACTTATTTTTATTGGTTACAGTCTAGGAGCAAGTTCGCATCAAACTGGGCAACTTGGCTTGATAATCCTATGTAATTTTCTTTtcttgtttgtttctgttgtctagctccttgctagtcttttactccgtattatttataaaattgtcagccgttccaaaaaaaaaataaaaaaaaatatacgaaGCTGAATTACCAAATGAGCATCTTTTTCAGACAGACTAGATCAACAAATATACATCATAAGGTAATTAACAAATGCATACATACCTCAACTCAAATACCCACTTATTATACAAGCATTTGTAACTATTGATCAATGAAGAAATTTCCTTCACGTGCTTCGTTTGGTATTGAACACCTCAGCTCGAAGAACATGCCttattttacaatccaaaaggaaaTAAATATGACACCGTTTCTAAATgacatctttttatttatttttcaaacACAACATCATATTTTTCTCCTATATCTAATTATCGATATGCATTTGAAATGACCTACAACCGTATAATAACAATATCTATTAACACTATAACCGTAATTCAAACATTATTTCTTTATACTCCCTTAATACTTGATTTATAGATTATACTCTATAAATAACAAGATTGTAGTTAaaactgtaataaataataaaatattggaGATATTATATAATGACCTGTTCATCAGCGACATCGATTTTAGGTTACGAGCAGATTTCTTCCCTGATTTTCCAGTTCTTTTGCCGATAATAGTTTCTCGAGAACTCAAATTCCTCTTGATCGACATCATTTTCATCCATTGTAAATGAAAGTAAAATACATGCCTGTACTTgcaaagagaagaagaagaagaagatcaaTTTCGTAGAAAAGAGGTTATGTGTTTATTTGTGCCCTAACTACGCTACCTTTTGCGCCAATCTTTTTGCAAAATAAGGACCAAGTTAAATACTCCGTAGCTAATTTACATTTTTCGTCGTCCTTACAAAAGACACCCGTCAACATTTATACAACGCCCTGTTAAGAGGCATTGTTTTTTGAAAACAACACCAAATCAGTTTTTGACACATTACTTtatattgttaatttttttttttaccaaacgtTCAATCATATTTTGTTGATCCCTTAAACATTTCAATAACGCTTTGTTGgtaattttagtgtcatccaacgttCATTTTAGCTGATTGCGATTTTCCAAAATACAAGCATTAGCTAGTCATACTTAACAATGagtcggagagtgtggagtacacgcccgtaagagttggttACTAACTGCCGCGTAATTACGAGGGTCAAGGGGGTTGCGCCCCTTGCGAGGTCCAATGGGCAGCACCCCGAACCTCAACCAAAATACACTATACGTTATGATGTGAAAATGTATTCCAGCCCTGTGGTATAACAGTTTTTTCTAGCCCGAAATGAAATGTTACATCCTTTCAAATCCTAACTGCCGAATTTAACAGTTTCTTAATTTCGATTTTGGCATTCTGCATTACACAACAACATAAACATACAAAATCTCTTTGATATTTTTGattagtgatttcattgccaaaaataCTAATTGCGTTATTGTCATATCActgtaaagatttcgtgaaacCAAGACAATcgttgggtcgaaatactttacagagaaagtgaatacacgattcaagaatcaatccggACAGTCAAATCATACCCTATTTCTAACACGCTTCTCACAAAATCACATACACACACCTCCAAAAAGTTACTATTATTAGCATATATTCGCTATGTAATTTCATTACAAGAAAAACATAAATCCCGACAACATAGTGTCGTTCGCAAAAGCTAACTAAATGACAAAAAAGTATGCTTTTTGGTCAGCTTTTCTGAAAAGTTTGAATGTGATCATTTTCGGATGACATGTTGTCTGAAAACGTCTATTGAGACCAATGGCGGATTTAGCATTCGTAGTCAGTGGTGTCACTAGTTAATAGCTCAAAAAAAAATTACATTATCGAGTGTTCCACAAAAAAAATTTACTCTTATCAAATATCATCACCAGTTAAAAGTGGGAAAAAATTTCTGCCGCATTACGTATTCAGTGGTAGTGCGTGCTATCAGCGGAGTTAAATCGGTCCGCCCTTGATTAAGACGAAAAATCGTTTGAAAAAGACGAAGAATGTAGTCTCAAAAAGTGTCGTTTCTTGTTGTGTTTCGATTTGACACATGTTTCTTCTCATTTTTGTATTACTGATGCAACATTTTCTTAACTATATAACTAATTTCTTACAAATAttgaatttgtaattttaattttctaacaAATTTAAGCTGTAAAATATATTTACTTTTCAAACTTAAAAGAAGGGTAAACTGTATATATTGGTTCAAAACATGAGAAATATAATTTGGCTTTCTGGTTGAACAAAAAAAATCTTTAGGGTAGATAATGAACACATTACTCCAATGGTCCAACTTAACAGTCTTCTATTAACAAGTATATATGAAGGTATTTCTAAACATTTTAAGTGACCAACAAACGACAAAGGAGAAGCAAATAAAAGGCCTCTTGTTTGTTGTTATACAAAATGACACATCAAACCAAATATTCAAATATCAACAACAGCAGAAGTACACAAACGTAACCATATATTTAAATACTTAATTTCACTTTAATCTCCACAAATTTCTTCTATTTAAATGCTGATTATTTCTATTATCTCCTCATCAACCTTCAACACAATCACTCTCCTCTCTAATGAAAATGAGCTTTTCTAAACTTTTCGTCGTTCTTTTCACGGTACAAGCTCTTTTAGTTATGGGATCAACACATATTACACTACCAAAATCAGACCTTTTTCGAGAATACATCGGAGCAGAGTTCAACAATGTTAAATTTTCAGACGTACCCATCAACCCAAACGTCGAGTTCCACTACATACTATCTTTCGCTATTGATTACACCTCATCATCTTCTGCGTCTCCAACCAATGGCAAATTTAACGTGTTTTGGGATACAGATAACCTTAGCCCATCTCAAGTTTCTTCGATCAAGAATCAACATTCAAATGTCAAAGTAGCTTTAAGTTTAGGTGGGGACAGTGTAAATGGTGGAAGCTGTTACTTTAGCCCTTCATCGGTTGACTCATGGGTGTCTAACGCTGTTTCTTCGCTTACAAAAATCATCCAAGAATATAACTTAGATGGAATCGATATCGATTATGAGCATTTTCATGCAGATCCTGAAACATTCTCTGAATGCATAGGGAAACTTATAACAACCCTTAAGAACAATGGAGTCATTTCGTTTGCGTCTATTGCtccgtttgatgatgatgatgttcagagCCATTATTTGGCTCTTTGGAAGAATTATGGTCATGTCATAGACTATGTCAATTTTCAATTTTACGCGTATGATGTGGGGACCACCGTGGCGCAGTTTATGAAGTATTTTGAGACGCAAAGGTCTAATTATGAAGGAGGTAGTATATTGGCTAGTTTTATTAGTGATGGAAGTGGAGGTTTATCACCACAAAACGGATTTTTTACTGCGTGTCGTAGGCTTAAAAGTGAAGGGAAGCTCGGTGGGATATTCGTTTGGTCTGCAGATGATTCGAAAGCTTTAGGTTTTAAATATGAGAAACAATCACAGGCCTTGCTTGCAGTCCCTCAGTAGTTTGTTTATACTGTATCATTTGTTGTATATATTTGTCATTTTGAGTCTGGTTGAAAGATTGTATGTACAAATTACTATAATTATGATTGtgatatatatgattattatcttcTAGTGAAATGCTTATATATTGTGATCTAAGTTAAGTAATTACATCTCATAGCTCAAGACTTTTTCATGTCTAATATTTCGTTCATTGAATTTTTAAAAATAAACGTTAAATACTATTGTGTACCCGTAAATTGAAGACAACATACGATTATGAGGAAAGAAAGAAACTTTATGAGAGATTGCATATATTTCTTGATCTAGATCAAAGCCAAATGGACATATATTAAAATAAATCGTACAGTATATATTTTTGCTGACAAATAACATAACAAGGGTTAATTTGGACAAACTTGTAATTTATTGGGTTAATTTCGGCAATCTGATATAACCAAAGGATAATAAGTGTTATTACAGAAACAAACGAAAAAGCTCCTAATTTGTTCTTCTGTTAATCGCCCCTAATTCCCCCAAAACTCCTCTCGGATCGTCTTCTCGCTGGCTCaaggtatcatcatcatcatcccatCTTTTGCAACTATAATTCTTCAGTCTTCAATTAATTTAATTGTTTCTGTTAGTTAATGCATACCTGTTTGTACCATTTTA comes from Rutidosis leptorrhynchoides isolate AG116_Rl617_1_P2 chromosome 4, CSIRO_AGI_Rlap_v1, whole genome shotgun sequence and encodes:
- the LOC139845512 gene encoding chitinase 2-like; the protein is MSFSKLFVVLFTVQALLVMGSTHITLPKSDLFREYIGAEFNNVKFSDVPINPNVEFHYILSFAIDYTSSSSASPTNGKFNVFWDTDNLSPSQVSSIKNQHSNVKVALSLGGDSVNGGSCYFSPSSVDSWVSNAVSSLTKIIQEYNLDGIDIDYEHFHADPETFSECIGKLITTLKNNGVISFASIAPFDDDDVQSHYLALWKNYGHVIDYVNFQFYAYDVGTTVAQFMKYFETQRSNYEGGSILASFISDGSGGLSPQNGFFTACRRLKSEGKLGGIFVWSADDSKALGFKYEKQSQALLAVPQ
- the LOC139840522 gene encoding uncharacterized protein; the encoded protein is MVVDFKERQVPKSTHLVINGLILVVAFYLEVPEQSLGGRTPATLPECKIDSGRRDGHVRSCPSYLGAVRSRGFRVGNRLANPVKIRVGSWNVGSLTGKSYELVETLHKSKVDILCVQETRWKGQEAVDIDDYRLWFSGSKVARNGVGVILGHPYKDNIVGVGRVSDRIMSIRLVIQEGTYMVISAYAPHAGLGEDEKRSFWDSLDEVVRSCPADHRLLIGGDLNGHIGTDSEGYTGVHGGFGYGVRNEEGRSILDFAVAHDLVVANSFFRKTEAQLATFHSGGHSTQIDYLLLRKGELRACRDCRVLTTWTCSTQHRLLVMDLALQRRATRSARPVQPRILWKNLNGVKAETFKALVLERVEAGVEIATHGDADQMWNSLASTIRDVAKEALGVVVGTSRGHKPGRESWWISDEVQTKIALKQLRFRELITCREGTLEDRTRAEERYKEAKREAKKAVARAKDKAYEDLYKKLDSKEGANDIYRIAKAREHRRRDIDNIKFIKDESGHTIVKEDEIRKRWEWYFSSLFVGGGPGRQEDPRDSGIGQFQNNSFCRRIRHEEVRLALRKMGRNKAVGPDQIPIEAWRCLGEDGVRWLTCLFNKTFRSYKMPIEWRRSEIIPIFKNKGDAQICGSYRGIKLLSHTMKLWERVFGRNLRVFGQNVEVLG